The Arachis hypogaea cultivar Tifrunner chromosome 14, arahy.Tifrunner.gnm2.J5K5, whole genome shotgun sequence genome has a segment encoding these proteins:
- the LOC112741900 gene encoding uncharacterized protein produces the protein MPPRLFALLPPCRYSAAPTPVVAPSHSRRHPSVPCFKSKHVVSISVSGMSIIEEDMQTLDDSRSIYVFLSSSLKWNSFYQNHESNVYSFGVILWEPAAEKIPWDNLNSMQVIGAVGFMDQRLEIPKDVDHDGLL, from the exons ATGCCGCCGCGCCTCTTCGCTCTGCTGCCACCGTGTCGTTACTCTGCTGCTCCAACACCCGTCGTCGCCCCGTCGCACTCGCGCCGCCATCCCTCCGTCCCCTGTTTCAAATCGAAACACGTCGTATCAATAAG CGTTTCAGGGATGTCAATTATCGAAGAAGATATGCAGACTCTCGATGATTCTCGCTCGATCTACGTCTTCCTCTCTTCGAGTCTCAA ATGGAATTCTTTCTATCAAAACCACGA GTCTAATGTATACAGCTTTGGAGTAATATTATGGGAACCTGCAGCCGAAAAGATCCCTTGGGATAATCTCAACTCAATGCAG GTGATTGGAGCCGTGGGGTTCATGGATCAGCGACTTGAAATTCCAAAAGATGTTGATCACGATGGGCTTCTATAA